Proteins encoded together in one Cydia pomonella isolate Wapato2018A chromosome 10, ilCydPomo1, whole genome shotgun sequence window:
- the LOC133522276 gene encoding N-acylneuraminate cytidylyltransferase gives MQVFFLISFGLIVFAEVIEEKTAVLILARGGSKGIRLKNLQAVGGLSLLNRAIRTAKIAGIRDVTVSTDHPLIALESIKNIIFNLTGGARVFHRSPITATDWAPSIWGTLEFLSSKPHVEILILLQATSPFVEPTNLIGALRKLTFPIPFDCIFSATRSYKLRWKPVSIGVTPINFDPNARPRRQDWSGELLETGAFYMTRRNVVMSGSFQNHK, from the exons ATGCAAGTTTTCTTTCTCATTTCCTTTGGTTTAATTGT TTTTGCAGAAGTAATTGAAGAGAAAACAGCAGTTCTTATCCTCGCCAGAGGTGGATCAAAAGGCATACGTTTAAAGAATCTGCAAGCAGTAGGTGGGTTAAGCTTACTAAATCGCGCAATCCGCACGGCTAAGATTGCTGGAATTCGGGATGTGACTGTATCAACGGATCATCCACTTATTGCTCTAGAAAGCATCAAAA atatcatttttaatttaacaggTGGAGCTAGAGTTTTTCACAGAAGTCCAATCACAGCAACTGATTGGGCCCCATCCATTTGGGGAACACTTgagtttttaagcagcaaaccTCATGTCGAGATACTTATACTACTCCAAGCGACTTCGCCTTTCGTAGAGCCAACTAATTTGATAGGTGCTTTGCGAAAGTTAACCTTTCCAATTCCTTTTGATTGTATCTTTTCTGCTACAAG AAGTTATAAGCTCCGTTGGAAACCTGTGAGTATTGGAGTAACCCCAATCAATTTTGACCCTAACGCTAGACCTCGAAGGCAGGACTGGAGTGGAGAATTATTAGAAACTGGAGCATTTTATATGACTCGAAGAAATGTTGTTATGAGCGGATCATTTCAAAACCATAAGTAA
- the LOC133522277 gene encoding uncharacterized protein LOC133522277 — MIRYFRLLRGCIQQQRSNRNFSSKIEASENEPIKFTTSAAARKKTIRPVAVKYKPSDMPWYQPYSVLASVTVFLIYFCVLREESDVDLEFNKTLYERIKGLEKEQLLQSYKYNKENGLSVEAIEERLKQLELEEAKTVA, encoded by the exons atgaTTCGATATTTTCGTCTTTTAAG AGGCTGCATCCAGCAGCAGCGATCAAATAGGAACTTTAGTTCTAAAATAGAAGCTAGTGAAAATGAACCCATCAAATTCACCACAAGTGCTGCCGCTCGTAAGAAGACCATTAGACCAGTTGCAGTAAAATATAAACCATCAGACATGCCATGGTACCAACCCTATTCCGTACTGGCCAGCGTTACAGTGTTCCTTATCTACTTCTGTGTGTTGAGAGAAGAGAGTGATGTAGATTTAGAATTTAATAAAACCCTATATGAAAGGATTAAAGGATTGGAAAAGGAACAGTTGTTGCagtcatataaatataataaagaaaatggTCTAAGTGTTGAAGCGATAGAGGAGAGACTTAAACAGCTTGAGCTTGAGGAGGCCAAGACGGTAGCATAA
- the LOC133522275 gene encoding UPF0193 protein EVG1 homolog: protein MQTPDANGYVHVQWPSKSIPHGGIFHTRTVEPSVAQQQFLKVLLEESKLSIAQRQKQAWALRQEDEPKEPRCLRRQVPMIRPSTSRRRSLSAIRESGVFEMEEYIPLKRGEDREALKAKLAMSMEHGDTPEQVPPPPPRIAKPKPQLPTVKDKRNELLTQIRERAEWLAEMEDLGHAAPHREIVRDQIAERLRALDSLGIDSALSSARSSARSKGSGFSIKEQYVKDSARSKESAKSVHSNRSTKSQEKQKSSRSSAKRHPKMEENILAYNNIPPLQYSPRRRV, encoded by the exons ATGCAGACGCCAGACGCGAACGGTTATGTCCACGTACAGTGGCCTAGTAAAAGTATCCCACATGGCGGTATATTTCATACGCGTACCGTAGAACCTTCTGTAGCACAACAACAATTTCTGAAAG TTCTTCTCGAAGAATCAAAATTGAGCATCGCCCAACGCCAGAAGCAGGCGTGGGCTTTACGGCAGGAGGACGAGCCTAAGGAACCACGATGTCTCAGACGGCAAGTGCCCATGATTCGGCCGAGCACCTCGCGTCGCCGATCGCTGTCTGCCATCAGAGAGTCAGGCGTGTTTGAAATGGAAGA ATATATCCCACTAAAGCGGGGCGAAGACCGCGAGGCATTGAAAGCCAAGCTTGCCATGAGCATGGAACACGGAGACACACCGGAACAGGTGCCTCCGCCGCCACCGCGTATAGCCAAGCCGAAGCCTCAGCTGCCCACGGTCAAGGATAAGAGGAATGAAC tgcTTACTCAAATCCGCGAGCGCGCCGAGTGGCTCGCAGAAATGGAAGACCTCGGCCACGCAGCCCCCCACCGGGAAATAGTTCGCGACCAGATCGCGGAGCGGCTGCGCGCGCTTGATAGCTTGGGCATCGACAGCGCGCTCTCGTCAGCACGATCCTCTGCGCGTTCCAAAGGCTCCGGGTTCAGCATTAAGGAACAATACGTAAAGGATAGTGCGCGCTCTAAGGAGAGCGCCAAATCTG TACATTCGAATCGCTCAACAAAATCCCAGGAGAAGCAAAAATCTTCAAGAAGCTCAGCCAAACGTCATCCAAAGATGGAAGAGAATATTTTGGCTTACAACAATATTCCGCCCTTGCAGTACTCACCAAGGAGGAGAGTTtga
- the LOC133522272 gene encoding LOW QUALITY PROTEIN: ATP-dependent DNA helicase Q1-like (The sequence of the model RefSeq protein was modified relative to this genomic sequence to represent the inferred CDS: inserted 2 bases in 1 codon), which yields MKTVDELEKEVKNVDRELSKVESEIAKLKNQQRQLHEKKTTLKNSINKIKSESLASVDWAGKSYEWSEDVKDTLHNIFKLKSFRSNQLSAINCTLSGQHAIVVMPTGAGKSLCYQLPALVKPGITIVCSPLVSLMEDQVRSLTKKDIPAKLITSTSSKEESNAALNILKXKNSPIKLLYVTPERFAKSKRFMANLQKCFADGRLQRIAIDEVHCCSQWGHDFRPDYKFLGILSNMFPKVPILGLTATATAHVLTDVQKILNIPGCLVIKSTFNRPNLFYKILEKPTSQEECLNILEKLIKYRYKGESGIVYTHSIKDCEEIAMGLRKRGLKVACYHANLEADTRSKVHTKWHDKHYQAIVATVAFGMGIDKPDVRFVIHHTISKSMENYYQESGRAGRDSTRAECVTLYRLQDVFKVSTMVFSSVGSLDHLYGMVKYCLNGILCRRQLIAEHFDEDWGNADCNKMCDVCANPNSNVKEINLELHCRTLASIIDNADKQDTKLTAQKLLDAWFLKGPVNLRHKGKEPNLSRNLGEDVIAYLLVENYLVEDFHFTAYSTISYLKKGPNIDLVQDPEFVIKMPVRKYSSFELDRPAPSEFENNGTELKEKEVHKKRKSHSNDASHSKKTKTILIDDDDD from the exons aTGAAGACGGTAGATGAATTAGAGAAAGAAGTAAAAAATGTGGACAGAGAACTCTCCAAAGTTGAATCTGAAATAGCAAAACTGAAAAATCAACAACGACAACTGCACGAAAAGAAAACTACGCTCAAGAAttcaataaacaaaattaaatctgagAGTTTGGCGAGCGTCGACTGGGCTGGGAAGAGCTATGAATGGTCAGAAGATGTAAAGGACACTCTACACAATATTTTCAAGCTGAAATCATTTAGATCGAATCAGTTGAGTGCGATAAATTGCACTCTTTCGGGGCAGCATGCAATCGTCGTCATGCCGACGGGAGCCGGCAAAAGTTTATGCTATCAGCTGCCGGCGCTAGTCAAGCCCGGCATTACCATAGTCTGCTCCCCTCTAGTATCCTTGATGGAAGACCAGGTAAGATCTTTAACCAAAAAAGATATACCTGCAAAACTTATTACAAGCACCTCTTCCAAAGAAGAATCAAACGCAGCTTTgaacatactaaa taaaaattcgccTATTAAACTGCTCTATGTGACACCAGAAAGGTTTGCCAAAAGCAAAAGATTTATGGCAAATTTGCAGAAATGCTTTGCAGATGGAAGATTGCAGAGGATAGCAATAGATGAGGTACATTGCTGTTCCCAGTGGGGACATGATTTTAGGCCAGACTACAAATTCCTTGGGATATTGTCTAACATGTTCCCTAAAGTTCCCATATTAGGTTTAACAGCTACTGCAACTGCCCATGTTCTAACTGATGTCCAAAAAATCCTCAACATTCCTGGTTGCCTGGTTATCAAGTCCACTTTTAACAGGCCTAACTTGTTCTACAAAATTTTAGAAAAACCAACATCACAGGAGGAGTGCTTGAATATCCTAGAAAAACTCATCAAATACAGGTATAAAGGAGAAAGTGGTATAGTGTACACACACAGTATCAAAGATTGTGAAGAAATTGCCATGGGATTAAGAAAGAGAGGTTTGAAAGTTGCCTGTTACCATGCTAACTTAGAGGCAGACACCAGATCTAAAGTCCACACAAAATGGCATGACAAGCACTACCAAGCTATAGTAGCTACAGTAGCTTTTGGAATGGGGATAGATAAGCCAGATGTCAGATTTGTAATTCACCACACAATAAGCAAATCCATGGAGAATTATTACCAAGAGAGTGGAAGGGCAGGTAGAGACAGCACTAGAGCTGAGTGTGTGACTTTGTATAGATTGCAGGATGTTTTCAAAGTTAGCACAATGGTATTCTCATCAGTTGGAAGCTTAGATCACCTCTATGGCATGGTAAAATATTGCCTTAATGGAATATTATGCAGAAGGCAGTTGATCGCTGAACATTTTGATGAAGACTGGGGCAATGCAGACTGCAACAAAATGTGTGATGTTTGTGCAAATCCCAATTCTAATGTCAAAGAAATAAATCTTGAACTGCATTGCAGAACTTTGGCTAGCATTATTGACAATGCTGATAAGCAAGACACAAAATTGACTGCCCAAAAGTTGCTTGATGCCTGGTTTTTGAAAGGACCAGTAAATTTAAGGCATAAGGGTAAGGAACCCAACTTATCCCGTAACTTAGGAGAAGATGTTATTGCTTATTTGTTGGTAGAAAACTACCTTGTGGAAGACTTCCATTTCACAGCATATTCTACAATCAGCTACTTAAAGAAAGGTCCTAACATTGATCTCGTGCAGGACCCagaatttgttataaaaatgccTGTTAGAAAGTATTCTAGCTTTGAATTAGACAGGCCAGCTCCAAGTGAATTTGAAAATAATGGCACAGAACTAAAAGAAAAAGAGGTGCACAAGAAAAGGAAATCACACTCAAATGATGCATCACACTCAAAGAAAACAAAGACAATTTTaatagatgatgatgatgattag
- the LOC133522278 gene encoding histone H3.3A — translation MARTKQTARKSTGGKAPRKQLATKAARKSAPSTGGVKKPHRYRPGTVALREIRRYQKSTELLIRKLPFQRLVREIAQDFKTDLRFQSAAIGALQEASEAYLVGLFEDTNLCAIHAKRVTIMPKDIQLARRIRGERA, via the exons ATGGCACGTACCAAGCAGACTGCGCGTAAATCCACAGGAGGAAAGGCCCCTCGCAAACAATTGGCCACCAAAGCCGCTCGTAAATCGGCGCCAAGCACTGGGGGAGTAAAGAAGCCCCATCGTTACCGCCCTGGTACGGTGGCTCTTCGTGAAATTCGTCGTTACCAGAAATCTACCGAGTTGCTGATCCGCAAGCTGCCTTTCCAGCGTCTCGTGAGAGAAATTGCTCAGGATTTCAAGACTGATCTGCGTTTCCAGTCTGCTGCCATTGGCGCTCTTCAG GAAGCAAGTGAGGCTTACCTCGTCGGTTTATTTGAAGATACCAACTTGTGCGCCATCCATGCCAAACGTGTGACCATCATGCCTAAAGACATCCAGCTGGCCCGACGAATCCGTGGAGAACGCGCTTAA
- the LOC133521758 gene encoding uncharacterized protein LOC133521758, producing MENNVGTAIEKIKLQEQDKEAKLREKREYEAAVNSLNRSIREAVFQIEKHQEEIKELTKGNDLLKAQLEVERIKRSAVVAQIEALNKEIEVLRAQSDKGISDVWSLRSSLCKAVQNVSDECDVWGLLVKPINTDAIHRVVKKPTENNEEADFEERFKLAKQRHERAVAERERLLAEPEKGEEFIRLHIIIK from the exons atggaaaataatgtAGGCACTGCCATAGAAAAAATTAAGTTGCAGGAGCAGGATAAAGAAGCCAAACTGCGGGAAAAACGAGAAT ATGAAGCAGCTGTGAACTCGTTGAATCGTTCTATTCGTGAAGCAGTATTCCAAATAGAAAAACATCAAGAAGAAATTAAAGAGTTAACTAAGGGAAACGATCTACTAAAAGCTCAGTTAGAAGTGGAGCGCATTAAACGTAGTGCAGTTGTGGCGCAGATAGAGGCTCTTAATAAAGAAATAGAAGTTTTAAGAGCTCAGTCC GATAAAGGTATATCAGATGTATGGTCTCTGCGGTCTTCCTTATGCAAAGCAGTTCAGAATGTCTCCGACGAGTGTGACGTATGGGGTCTTTTGGTGAAGCCCATAAACACTGATGCAATACATAGGGTAGTGAAGAAACCTACTGAGAATAATGAGGAGGCGGATTTTGAGGAACGTTTCAAACTGGCTAAACAAAGACACGAAAGGGCTGTGGCGGAGCGTGAGCGTTTGTTGGCTGAACCTGAGAAGGGTGAAGAATTTATAAGGTTacacattataattaaataa